A genomic stretch from Synechococcus sp. MU1643 includes:
- the truB gene encoding tRNA pseudouridine(55) synthase TruB: MQQSGHPAPAPVKGPFGFVVIDKPAGLTSHACVSRLRRSYGLKRVGHGGTLDPAVTGVLPIALGPATRLLPYLPGEKTYTGVIQLGRRTSSDDLDGELLEQQDWPSLNEAELNSSLDAFRGAIEQRPPQVSAVHVDGERAHARARRGEAMDLPPRAVTVHRLELLQWDAAQGQLSLEVHCSAGTYIRSIARDLGASIGCGGCLASLRRTQALGFHAHQAHPLPERDAAPPDPLSPLLALGALPRRDLSEAEQNDWRCGRRIAMDPGAGEAVVVCNADGSMAGIGHRESEGLLRPKVVFDAAG; the protein is encoded by the coding sequence ATGCAACAGTCAGGGCATCCCGCTCCAGCTCCGGTGAAGGGCCCCTTCGGCTTCGTGGTGATCGACAAACCCGCAGGCCTCACCTCCCATGCCTGCGTTAGCCGCCTGCGCCGAAGCTACGGGCTCAAGCGCGTGGGCCATGGCGGCACCCTCGACCCTGCCGTCACTGGGGTTCTCCCAATCGCCCTGGGGCCGGCCACCCGTTTGCTTCCCTACCTCCCCGGGGAGAAGACCTACACCGGTGTGATCCAACTGGGCAGACGCACCAGCAGTGACGACCTGGATGGAGAGCTGCTGGAGCAGCAGGACTGGCCTTCCCTCAATGAGGCCGAGCTCAACAGCAGCCTGGACGCGTTTCGTGGCGCGATTGAGCAGCGTCCGCCGCAGGTCTCCGCCGTCCATGTGGATGGCGAACGGGCCCATGCCAGGGCCCGGCGCGGTGAAGCCATGGACCTTCCGCCGCGGGCCGTCACCGTGCACCGGCTGGAGTTGCTGCAGTGGGATGCGGCCCAGGGGCAGCTGAGCCTCGAGGTGCACTGCTCCGCTGGCACCTACATCCGCTCGATTGCCAGGGATCTGGGGGCCAGCATCGGCTGTGGAGGCTGTCTGGCCTCGCTGCGCCGCACCCAGGCCCTGGGGTTCCATGCACACCAGGCCCATCCGCTGCCGGAACGAGATGCTGCTCCGCCCGATCCCCTGTCCCCGCTTCTGGCCCTGGGGGCCCTGCCCCGGCGTGATCTCAGCGAAGCCGAACAGAACGACTGGCGCTGCGGCCGTCGCATCGCGATGGATCCCGGTGCTGGAGAGGCGGTAGTGGTGTGCAACGCGGATGGGAGCATGGCCGGCATCGGCCACCGCGAGAGCGAAGGTCTTTTGCGTCCCAAGGTGGTGTTCGATGCAGCAGGCTGA